A window from Pseudomonas campi encodes these proteins:
- a CDS encoding TatD family hydrolase, protein MQLIDIGVNLTHPSLARQRDEVLARAQAAGVCQLILTGTSLEESEQALTFCEELDGTGQRLFSTAGVHPHDASQWNADSSRQLRSLLAQAPVRAVGECGLDFNRDFSPRSLQEKALEEQLALAVELQLPVFLHERDASERLIAILREFRDRLPAAVVHCFTGEKTALYGYLDLDLHIGITGWICDERRGTHLHPLVREIPAGRLMLESDAPFLLPRSLRPKPKSGHNEPAFLGEVLREVAAHRGESQEALAAHTTASARAFFDLPLISRTPSPSAD, encoded by the coding sequence ATGCAACTCATCGACATCGGCGTCAATCTGACCCACCCCAGCCTGGCCCGGCAACGTGACGAAGTACTCGCTCGCGCACAGGCTGCTGGCGTCTGCCAATTGATCCTGACCGGCACCAGCCTGGAAGAGAGCGAACAGGCCCTGACCTTCTGCGAGGAACTGGACGGCACTGGCCAACGGCTGTTCAGCACCGCCGGCGTGCACCCGCACGATGCCAGCCAGTGGAACGCCGACAGCAGCCGCCAGTTGCGTTCCTTATTGGCGCAAGCGCCGGTGCGCGCGGTGGGTGAATGCGGGCTGGATTTCAACCGCGACTTCTCCCCTCGTTCACTGCAGGAAAAAGCCCTGGAGGAGCAGCTGGCCTTGGCGGTCGAACTGCAGCTGCCGGTGTTCCTCCATGAGCGCGACGCCAGCGAGCGGCTGATCGCCATCCTCCGCGAGTTTCGCGACCGCCTGCCGGCGGCGGTGGTGCATTGCTTCACCGGCGAGAAAACCGCGCTGTACGGCTACCTAGACCTCGACCTGCATATCGGCATCACCGGCTGGATCTGCGACGAACGCCGCGGCACTCACCTGCACCCACTGGTGCGCGAGATTCCGGCCGGGCGGCTGATGCTGGAAAGCGATGCGCCGTTCCTGCTGCCACGCAGCCTGCGGCCCAAACCGAAGAGCGGGCACAACGAACCGGCGTTTCTAGGCGAAGTGTTGCGTGAGGTCGCCGCGCACAGAGGCGAAAGTCAGGAAGCGCTGGCCGCACACACGACCGCCAGCGCGCGGGCGTTCTTCGATCTTCCGCTGATCAGCCGAACACCGTCACCGTCTGCCGACTGA